In Ipomoea triloba cultivar NCNSP0323 chromosome 15, ASM357664v1, one genomic interval encodes:
- the LOC116007543 gene encoding putative HVA22-like protein g gives MLGEFIVNSLVLVLGYAYPAFECFKCVENNRVQIEELRFWCQYWIVVGLVRVLESVADIFISWIPMYSEVKLALFIYLWYPKSKGTEYIYGALLKPFVSEHEGEIERSFMEFKGRAWELVVYYWQNCTELGQAKFFQMLDFLATGRLTQSTSKQKDTDHRHGGAPLPPPAPAATKSGPFRRHR, from the exons ATGTTGGGAGAATTCATAGTCAATAGCTTAGT ATTGGTTCTTGGGTATGCATACCCAGCTTTTGAATGCTTCAAATGTGTGGAGAACAACAGAGTTCAGATTGAAGAACTGAGATTTTGGTGCCAATACTG GATTGTTGTCGGGTTAGTGAGAGTTCTTGAGAGTGTTGCCGACATCTTTATATCATG GATCCCAATGTATAGTGAGGTTAAGTTGGCACTTTTCATCTACTTGTGGTATCCAAAATCTAag GGGACAGAGTACATATATGGAGCATTGTTGAAGCCCTTTGTTTCAGAGCATGAAGGGGAGATTGAAAGAAGTTTCATGGAGTTTAAAGGGAGAGCCTGGGAGTTAGTGGTGTATTACTGGCAAAACTGCACTGAATTAGGGCAGGCAAAGTTCTTCCAAATGCTTGACTTCTTGGCTACAGGAAGGCTTACTCAGTCCACCTCTAAG CAAAAGGATACCGACCACCGTCACGGTGGAGCTCCGCTTCCTCCTCCAGCCCCCGCCGCCACCAAGTCCGGCCCTTTCCGGAGGCACCGGTAG
- the LOC116007544 gene encoding uncharacterized protein LOC116007544, which translates to MADVIAPPAPQNGLLRRRNSISASVIAPAQLSLHNGREVSSSSSSYATTAASSATSSGSSQTDGDFELFSIKPVNYTSLKDLLPGGAAVNSPRPMTPGSHHGSAEILIRNRLVKQAAWAYLQPMSTSPDSSAGTFLRRLCLRFSGNAPVVALLNFVDRHILLPLTRTVDWLLRAIGLRSVR; encoded by the coding sequence ATGGCAGATGTCATAGCCCCACCGGCGCCGCAAAACGGTCTTCTCCGCCGCCGCAACTCCATCTCCGCTTCCGTCATCGCTCCGGCGCAGCTCAGCCTCCACAACGGCCGTGaggtttcttcttcctcctcctcgtACGCCACGACGGCGGCGTCGTCCGCCACGTCATCCGGGTCATCGCAGACCGACGGCGATTTCGAGCTCTTCTCGATCAAGCCGGTGAACTACACCTCCCTGAAGGACCTCCTGCCCGGCGGCGCCGCCGTCAACTCCCCGAGGCCCATGACGCCGGGATCTCACCACGGCTCCGCCGAAATCCTCATCCGCAACCGCCTCGTCAAACAGGCCGCCTGGGCTTACCTCCAGCCCATGTCCACCTCGCCGGATTCCTCCGCCGGCACCTTCCTCCGCCGCCTCTGCCTCCGCTTCTCCGGCAACGCCCCCGTCGTCGCCCTCCTAAACTTCGTGGATCGCCACATTCTTCTCCCGTTGACCCGCACCGTTGACTGGCTGCTCCGCGCAATTGGGCTTCGGAGCGTCAGATGA
- the LOC116006600 gene encoding transcription termination factor MTEF1, chloroplastic-like, producing MPQTLSLSSATASPAAALLKPKLPSPPPKHLHLPPAPPPPPPADLPDVSLPAKKPFTPHQNSHLQEKLLYLDSLGVDSFRCFNSNPSLVSASLRQVKSVIDFLHALNLGSHDVRRVLHTCPEILTTPLSSTLLPAVTFLLREAGVDARSLPGVIRRRPRLLTRPVEEHLRPTLNFLQTTVGINDVSRWATLLCCSVDSKFLPRLDYFQRLGFSKQESTAIFRRFPPLFRYSVEENLEPKFNYFLVEMGRELKELMDYPQYFSFSLENRIKPRHQMCVEKGVCLSLPLMLKSSEVRFRDRLEVCCSSSMPVRTSPLWGAKFDDDNVTL from the coding sequence ATGCCACAAACTCTCAGCCTCTCTTCCGCCACCGCCTCCCCCGCCGCCGCCCTTCTCAAGCCCAAACTCCCCTCTCCGCCGCCCAAACACCTCCACCTCCCTCCCGCCCCGCCTCCACCTCCTCCCGCCGATCTCCCCGACGTTTCTCTCCCGGCGAAAAAACCCTTCACCCCACACCAAAACTCCCATCTTCAAGAAAAGCTTCTGTACTTAGACTCCCTCGGAGTAGACTCCTTCCGCTGCTTCAATTCCAATCCGTCGCTCGTCTCCGCCTCGCTCCGGCAGGTGAAATCCGTTATTGATTTCCTCCACGCCCTAAATCTCGGCAGCCATGACGTGCGGCGCGTGCTGCACACGTGCCCGGAGATTTTAACCACCCCTCTCTCCTCCACGCTCCTACCCGCCGTCACGTTTCTCCTCCGGGAAGCCGGGGTGGACGCCCGGAGCCTCCCCGGAGTCATCCGCCGGCGACCGCGGCTGCTCACGCGCCCCGTCGAGGAACATCTCCGGCCAACTCTCAATTTCCTGCAAACCACCGTCGGAATCAACGACGTTTCCCGATGGGCGACTCTTCTTTGCTGCTCCGTCGACTCCAAATTCCTCCCCAGACTCGATTACTTCCAAAGACTGGGTTTTTCCAAGCAAGAATCCACGGCCATTTTCCGGCGGTTCCCTCCCCTGTTCCGGTACAGCGTAGAGGAGAATCTGGAGCCGAAATTCAACTACTTTTTGGTCGAAATGGGGAGGGAATTGAAAGAATTGATGGATTATCCGCAGTATTTCTCGTTTAGCTTAGAAAACAGGATCAAACCCAGACATCAAATGTGCGTGGAGAAAGGGGTGTGTTTGTCGCTGCCTCTGATGTTGAAATCGTCGGAGGTTCGGTTTCGGGATAGGTTAGAGGTCTGCTGCAGTTCTTCCATGCCGGTGAGAACCTCTCCCCTGTGGGGTGCcaaatttgatgatgataatgTGACACTGTAA
- the LOC116006599 gene encoding 2-Cys peroxiredoxin BAS1, chloroplastic, with product MASAATSTALLFSNLKSAISPKSSANPSFAKTLTVQSSFNGLRNAKPLLSRVPRSLSSRAAQAKHRSFVVRASSELPLVGNQAPDFEAEAVFDQEFIKVKLSDYIGKKYVILFFYPLDFTFVCPTEITAFSDRYEEFKKLNTEILGVSVDSVFSHLAWVQTDRKSGGLGDLNYPLISDVTKSISKSYNVLIHDQGIALRGLFIIDKEGVIQHSTINNLAIGRSVDETMRTLQALQYVQENPDEVCPAGWKPGEKSMKPDPKLSKEYFAAV from the exons ATGGCGTCCGCCGCAACTTCAACGGCTCTGCTATTCTCAAACCTCAAATCCGCCATTTCACCAAAGTCCTCCGCAAACCCCTCTTTCGCTAAAACCCTAACTGTTCAGTCCTCTTTCAATGGTCTCCGCAATGCCAAGCCCTTGCTCTCCCGTGTCCCCCGCTCCCTATCTTCCCGCGCCGCTCAAGCTAAGCACCGCAGCTTCGTCGTTCGCGCTTCA AGTGAACTTCCATTGGTAGGGAATCAGGCACCAGATTTTGAGGCTGAGGCTGTTTTTGATCAGGAATTCATCAAG GTTAAGCTTTCAGACTATATTGGGAAGAAATATGTGATTCTCTTTTTCTACCCACTGGACTTCACATTTGTTTGTCCCACCG AGATCACTGCTTTCAGTGACCGCTATGAGGAATTTAAGAAGTTGAACACTGAAATTTTGGGTGTATCAGTTGACAGTGTG TTCTCTCATCTTGCATGGGTCCAGACAGATAGAAAGTCTGGGGGCTTGGGTGATCTGAACTATCCATTGATTTCTGATGTCACGAAATCAATATCAAAATCTTATAATGTTCTGATTCATGATCAG GGAATTGCGTTGAGAGGACTCTTTATTATTGACAAGGAGGGAGTTATTCAACACTCCACCATCAACAATCTAGCTATTGGCCGAAGTGTTGACGAAACAATGAGAACACTCCAG GCGTTGCAATATGTCCAAGAGAACCCAGATGAGGTATGCCCGGCTGGATGGAAGCCCGGGGAGAAGTCGATGAAGCCAGATCCCAAGCTGAGCAAGGAATACTTTGCAGCTGTGTGA